A window of Citrus sinensis cultivar Valencia sweet orange chromosome 7, DVS_A1.0, whole genome shotgun sequence contains these coding sequences:
- the LOC102617231 gene encoding probable esterase KAI2: MGIVEEAHNVKVTGSGEQVIVLAHGFGTDQSVWKHLVPHLVDDYRVVLYDNMGAGTTNPDYFDFNRYSTLEGYAFDLLAILEELQIDSCILVGHSVSAMIGAIASISRPDLFTKLVMISGSPRYLNDVDYYGGFEQEELDQLFEAMRSNYKAWCSGFAPLAVGGDMDSVAVQEFSRTLFNMRPDIALSVAQTIFQSDMRQILSLVSVPCHIIQSMKDLAVPVVISEYLHQNLLADSVVEVMSSDGHLPQLSSPDIVIPVLLRHIRYNIAS, from the exons ATGGGAATCGTGGAAGAAGCTCACAACGTGAAAGTGACGGGGTCAGGGGAGCAAGTGATAGTGTTGGCTCACGGCTTCGGCACCGACCAGTCGGTGTGGAAGCACCTCGTGCCTCATCTCGTCGACGATTACCGCGTCGTTTTGTATGACAACATGGGCGCTGGCACCACCAATCCCGACTACTTTGACTTCAACAGATACTCCACCCTCGAAGGCTATGCCTTCGATTTGCTTGCTATTTTAGAAGAGCTGCAAATTGACTCTTGTATTCTCGTCGGTCACTCTGTTTCCGCCATGATTGGCGCCATCGCCTCCATCTCCCGCCCTGATCTCTTCACTAAACTCGTCATGATCTCCGGCTCTCCTAG GTATCTCAATGATGTGGATTACTACGGAGGATTTGAGCAAGAGGAGCTGGATCAGCTTTTTGAAGCAATGAGGTCAAATTACAAGGCATGGTGCTCTGGATTCGCCCCGCTAGCTGTCGGCGGGGACATGGACTCGGTGGCTGTTCAAGAATTTAGCCGAACCTTATTCAACATGAGACCAGACATAGCCTTGAGTGTGGCACAAACCATTTTCCAAAGTGACATGAGGCAAATTCTCAGCCTTGTCAGTGTCCCATGCCACATAATACAAAGCATGAAGGATTTGGCCGTGCCTGTAGTGATCTCCGAATATCTTCATCAGAATCTCCTCGCCGATTCCGTTGTTGAAGTCATGTCATCTGACGGTCATTTGCCGCAGCTGAGCTCCCCGGATATTGTTATTCCGGTGCTTCTTAGGCACATTCGCTACAATATTGCATCATGA
- the LOC102616723 gene encoding probable protein phosphatase 2C 63 isoform X1, translated as MLEMCARPLERCFGRGDGGGGDGLLWHMDLKSHASGDYSIAVVQANSMLEDQGQVFTSPSATYVGVYDGHGGPEASRFITRHLFPFLHISEFTTEQGGLSAEVIKKAFDATEEEFLHLVKRSWSARPQIASVGSCCLVGVIAKDVLYVANLGDSRAVLGRRVSENRKNMLVVAERLSVDHNVGVEEVRKEVEALHPDDSHIVVFSRGVWRIKGIIQVSRSIGDVYLKKPEFSRDHGFHHFRLPIPLKRAVMTAEPSILIRKLKSNDLFLIFASDGLWEQLSDEAAVEIVSRNPRSVRPQLKTYAVYPSQGIAKRLVRAALQAAARKREMRYEDIKRIQKGARRHFHDDITVVVIYLDHPLGTSSSRIKDHCLVDITSSPVDVFSLNANEADDSLAAII; from the exons ATGTTGGAGATGTGTGCGAGGCCATTAGAGAGGTGTTTTGGAAGGGGAGATGGCGGGGGCGGCGATGGGTTGCTGTGGCACATGGACTTGAAATCGCATGCTTCCGGGGATTATTCAATTGCTGTTGTGCAGGCTAATTCTATGTTGGAGGATCAGGGACAGGTGTTCACTTCTCCTTCTGCCACCTATGTTGGCGTCTACGATGGCCATGGTGGCCCTGAGGCTTCCCGCTTCATCACTCGCCATCTCTTCCCTTTTCTCCACA TTTCAGAGTTTACTACAGAGCAGGGTGGATTATCAGCAGAAGTGATAAAAAAGGCATTTGATGCAACAGAAGAAGAATTTCTACATTTAGTGAAGCGGTCATGGTCAGCTCGGCCACAGATTGCTTCAGTCGGTTCGTGTTGTCTTGTTGGTGTCATTGCAAAGGATGTCTTGTATGTGGCTAATCTTGGTGATTCAAGGGCTGTCTTAGGCCGGAGAGTGTCAGAAAACCGGAAAAACATGCTTGTGGTGGCTGAACGGTTGTCTGTTGATCATAATGTTGGGGTTGAGGAGGTGAGGAAGGAGGTTGAGGCACTTCATCCCGATGATTCTCACATTGTGGTTTTCAGTCGCGGAGTTTGGCGAATAAAGGGTATAATTCAG GTTTCAAGATCAATTGGAGATGTTTATTTGAAGAAACCGGAATTTAGCAGAGATCATGGTTTCCATCATTTTAGATTACCAATTCCTCTGAAAAGGGCTGTGATGACTGCAGAGCCCTCAATATTGATTCGGAAGTTGAAGTCTAATGACTTGTTCTTGATCTTTGCATCGGATGGTCTTTGGGAGCAACTGAGTGATGAAGCAGCTGTTGAAATTGTTTCACGAAACCCAAGATCAGTAAGGCCTCAGCTAAAAACTTACGCAGTATATCCATCCCAA GGAATAGCAAAGCGACTGGTGAGAGCTGCCCTGCAGGCTGCTGCaaggaaaagagaaatgaGATATGAGGACAtaaaaagaatacaaaaaGGTGCAAGGCGCCATTTCCATGATGATATCACTGTTGTTGTGATATATCTAGATCATCCTTTGGGTACTTCAAGTAGTAGAATCAAAGATCATTGCCTTGTTGACATCACGAGTTCCCCTGTTGATGTCTTCTCTCTCAATGCCAATGAAGCTGATGATTCTCTTGCTGCTATTATCTGA
- the LOC102616723 gene encoding probable protein phosphatase 2C 63 isoform X2 has translation MLEMCARPLERCFGRGDGGGGDGLLWHMDLKSHASGDYSIAVVQANSMLEDQGQVFTSPSATYVGVYDGHGGPEASRFITRHLFPFLHKFTTEQGGLSAEVIKKAFDATEEEFLHLVKRSWSARPQIASVGSCCLVGVIAKDVLYVANLGDSRAVLGRRVSENRKNMLVVAERLSVDHNVGVEEVRKEVEALHPDDSHIVVFSRGVWRIKGIIQVSRSIGDVYLKKPEFSRDHGFHHFRLPIPLKRAVMTAEPSILIRKLKSNDLFLIFASDGLWEQLSDEAAVEIVSRNPRSVRPQLKTYAVYPSQGIAKRLVRAALQAAARKREMRYEDIKRIQKGARRHFHDDITVVVIYLDHPLGTSSSRIKDHCLVDITSSPVDVFSLNANEADDSLAAII, from the exons ATGTTGGAGATGTGTGCGAGGCCATTAGAGAGGTGTTTTGGAAGGGGAGATGGCGGGGGCGGCGATGGGTTGCTGTGGCACATGGACTTGAAATCGCATGCTTCCGGGGATTATTCAATTGCTGTTGTGCAGGCTAATTCTATGTTGGAGGATCAGGGACAGGTGTTCACTTCTCCTTCTGCCACCTATGTTGGCGTCTACGATGGCCATGGTGGCCCTGAGGCTTCCCGCTTCATCACTCGCCATCTCTTCCCTTTTCTCCACA AGTTTACTACAGAGCAGGGTGGATTATCAGCAGAAGTGATAAAAAAGGCATTTGATGCAACAGAAGAAGAATTTCTACATTTAGTGAAGCGGTCATGGTCAGCTCGGCCACAGATTGCTTCAGTCGGTTCGTGTTGTCTTGTTGGTGTCATTGCAAAGGATGTCTTGTATGTGGCTAATCTTGGTGATTCAAGGGCTGTCTTAGGCCGGAGAGTGTCAGAAAACCGGAAAAACATGCTTGTGGTGGCTGAACGGTTGTCTGTTGATCATAATGTTGGGGTTGAGGAGGTGAGGAAGGAGGTTGAGGCACTTCATCCCGATGATTCTCACATTGTGGTTTTCAGTCGCGGAGTTTGGCGAATAAAGGGTATAATTCAG GTTTCAAGATCAATTGGAGATGTTTATTTGAAGAAACCGGAATTTAGCAGAGATCATGGTTTCCATCATTTTAGATTACCAATTCCTCTGAAAAGGGCTGTGATGACTGCAGAGCCCTCAATATTGATTCGGAAGTTGAAGTCTAATGACTTGTTCTTGATCTTTGCATCGGATGGTCTTTGGGAGCAACTGAGTGATGAAGCAGCTGTTGAAATTGTTTCACGAAACCCAAGATCAGTAAGGCCTCAGCTAAAAACTTACGCAGTATATCCATCCCAA GGAATAGCAAAGCGACTGGTGAGAGCTGCCCTGCAGGCTGCTGCaaggaaaagagaaatgaGATATGAGGACAtaaaaagaatacaaaaaGGTGCAAGGCGCCATTTCCATGATGATATCACTGTTGTTGTGATATATCTAGATCATCCTTTGGGTACTTCAAGTAGTAGAATCAAAGATCATTGCCTTGTTGACATCACGAGTTCCCCTGTTGATGTCTTCTCTCTCAATGCCAATGAAGCTGATGATTCTCTTGCTGCTATTATCTGA
- the LOC102616723 gene encoding probable protein phosphatase 2C 78 isoform X3, translated as MLEMCARPLERCFGRGDGGGGDGLLWHMDLKSHASGDYSIAVVQANSMLEDQGQVFTSPSATYVGVYDGHGGPEASRFITRHLFPFLHISEFTTEQGGLSAEVIKKAFDATEEEFLHLVKRSWSARPQIASVGSCCLVGVIAKDVLYVANLGDSRAVLGRRVSENRKNMLVVAERLSVDHNVGVEEVRKEVEALHPDDSHIVVFSRGVWRIKGIIQVSRSIGDVYLKKPEFSRDHGFHHFRLPIPLKRAVMTAEPSILIRKLKSNDLFLIFASDGLWEQLSDEAAVEIVSRNPRSGIAKRLVRAALQAAARKREMRYEDIKRIQKGARRHFHDDITVVVIYLDHPLGTSSSRIKDHCLVDITSSPVDVFSLNANEADDSLAAII; from the exons ATGTTGGAGATGTGTGCGAGGCCATTAGAGAGGTGTTTTGGAAGGGGAGATGGCGGGGGCGGCGATGGGTTGCTGTGGCACATGGACTTGAAATCGCATGCTTCCGGGGATTATTCAATTGCTGTTGTGCAGGCTAATTCTATGTTGGAGGATCAGGGACAGGTGTTCACTTCTCCTTCTGCCACCTATGTTGGCGTCTACGATGGCCATGGTGGCCCTGAGGCTTCCCGCTTCATCACTCGCCATCTCTTCCCTTTTCTCCACA TTTCAGAGTTTACTACAGAGCAGGGTGGATTATCAGCAGAAGTGATAAAAAAGGCATTTGATGCAACAGAAGAAGAATTTCTACATTTAGTGAAGCGGTCATGGTCAGCTCGGCCACAGATTGCTTCAGTCGGTTCGTGTTGTCTTGTTGGTGTCATTGCAAAGGATGTCTTGTATGTGGCTAATCTTGGTGATTCAAGGGCTGTCTTAGGCCGGAGAGTGTCAGAAAACCGGAAAAACATGCTTGTGGTGGCTGAACGGTTGTCTGTTGATCATAATGTTGGGGTTGAGGAGGTGAGGAAGGAGGTTGAGGCACTTCATCCCGATGATTCTCACATTGTGGTTTTCAGTCGCGGAGTTTGGCGAATAAAGGGTATAATTCAG GTTTCAAGATCAATTGGAGATGTTTATTTGAAGAAACCGGAATTTAGCAGAGATCATGGTTTCCATCATTTTAGATTACCAATTCCTCTGAAAAGGGCTGTGATGACTGCAGAGCCCTCAATATTGATTCGGAAGTTGAAGTCTAATGACTTGTTCTTGATCTTTGCATCGGATGGTCTTTGGGAGCAACTGAGTGATGAAGCAGCTGTTGAAATTGTTTCACGAAACCCAAGATCA GGAATAGCAAAGCGACTGGTGAGAGCTGCCCTGCAGGCTGCTGCaaggaaaagagaaatgaGATATGAGGACAtaaaaagaatacaaaaaGGTGCAAGGCGCCATTTCCATGATGATATCACTGTTGTTGTGATATATCTAGATCATCCTTTGGGTACTTCAAGTAGTAGAATCAAAGATCATTGCCTTGTTGACATCACGAGTTCCCCTGTTGATGTCTTCTCTCTCAATGCCAATGAAGCTGATGATTCTCTTGCTGCTATTATCTGA
- the LOC102616723 gene encoding probable protein phosphatase 2C 78 isoform X4, protein MLEMCARPLERCFGRGDGGGGDGLLWHMDLKSHASGDYSIAVVQANSMLEDQGQVFTSPSATYVGVYDGHGGPEASRFITRHLFPFLHKFTTEQGGLSAEVIKKAFDATEEEFLHLVKRSWSARPQIASVGSCCLVGVIAKDVLYVANLGDSRAVLGRRVSENRKNMLVVAERLSVDHNVGVEEVRKEVEALHPDDSHIVVFSRGVWRIKGIIQVSRSIGDVYLKKPEFSRDHGFHHFRLPIPLKRAVMTAEPSILIRKLKSNDLFLIFASDGLWEQLSDEAAVEIVSRNPRSGIAKRLVRAALQAAARKREMRYEDIKRIQKGARRHFHDDITVVVIYLDHPLGTSSSRIKDHCLVDITSSPVDVFSLNANEADDSLAAII, encoded by the exons ATGTTGGAGATGTGTGCGAGGCCATTAGAGAGGTGTTTTGGAAGGGGAGATGGCGGGGGCGGCGATGGGTTGCTGTGGCACATGGACTTGAAATCGCATGCTTCCGGGGATTATTCAATTGCTGTTGTGCAGGCTAATTCTATGTTGGAGGATCAGGGACAGGTGTTCACTTCTCCTTCTGCCACCTATGTTGGCGTCTACGATGGCCATGGTGGCCCTGAGGCTTCCCGCTTCATCACTCGCCATCTCTTCCCTTTTCTCCACA AGTTTACTACAGAGCAGGGTGGATTATCAGCAGAAGTGATAAAAAAGGCATTTGATGCAACAGAAGAAGAATTTCTACATTTAGTGAAGCGGTCATGGTCAGCTCGGCCACAGATTGCTTCAGTCGGTTCGTGTTGTCTTGTTGGTGTCATTGCAAAGGATGTCTTGTATGTGGCTAATCTTGGTGATTCAAGGGCTGTCTTAGGCCGGAGAGTGTCAGAAAACCGGAAAAACATGCTTGTGGTGGCTGAACGGTTGTCTGTTGATCATAATGTTGGGGTTGAGGAGGTGAGGAAGGAGGTTGAGGCACTTCATCCCGATGATTCTCACATTGTGGTTTTCAGTCGCGGAGTTTGGCGAATAAAGGGTATAATTCAG GTTTCAAGATCAATTGGAGATGTTTATTTGAAGAAACCGGAATTTAGCAGAGATCATGGTTTCCATCATTTTAGATTACCAATTCCTCTGAAAAGGGCTGTGATGACTGCAGAGCCCTCAATATTGATTCGGAAGTTGAAGTCTAATGACTTGTTCTTGATCTTTGCATCGGATGGTCTTTGGGAGCAACTGAGTGATGAAGCAGCTGTTGAAATTGTTTCACGAAACCCAAGATCA GGAATAGCAAAGCGACTGGTGAGAGCTGCCCTGCAGGCTGCTGCaaggaaaagagaaatgaGATATGAGGACAtaaaaagaatacaaaaaGGTGCAAGGCGCCATTTCCATGATGATATCACTGTTGTTGTGATATATCTAGATCATCCTTTGGGTACTTCAAGTAGTAGAATCAAAGATCATTGCCTTGTTGACATCACGAGTTCCCCTGTTGATGTCTTCTCTCTCAATGCCAATGAAGCTGATGATTCTCTTGCTGCTATTATCTGA
- the LOC102616430 gene encoding uncharacterized protein LOC102616430, translating to MARKSEEESEQGEEVEEDEALSLSDLPLDFINEETSLLRACEEATTLTQGKENEEEFNFDSWGGSLSAESEMCAADEVFFKGQILPLRLSVSSDSGLFARSENGSRNISRCVSMSESMDRGGSTMDGLTSINSSRSSSTRSHCSSSSSNSFITNTTRNSRPKIRNQFHSFPSPNPQIRVSNARLLGIGNGSSSSSRIRSQKSTVWDFFRLGLVRAPEIELQDLKVRNNTISSANRSSVSRNSSSGSSSTNSSSSVKNYSAAAENQQDLNMGNQQKKKQSSFLDKRKGLFAGCKCSITAVETVPLNNIVVIKSSSTARESSSCKNFICKESNSSVQDMEKRLRELKIKKKSKEKQQGKQAMSRHRTFEWLKELSHASYVDAHSVQ from the coding sequence ATGGCAAGAAAATCTGAAGAAGAATCTGAGCAAGGGGAAGAAGTAGAAGAAGATGAGGCATTATCACTGAGTGACCTGCCTCTCGATTTCATCAACGAAGAAACAAGCCTGCTGCGGGCTTGCGAAGAAGCAACGACGTTAACCCAAGGGAaagaaaacgaagaggaaTTCAATTTCGATTCCTGGGGTGGCTCTCTTTCTGCAGAATCAGAAATGTGTGCGGCCGATGAGGTGTTTTTCAAGGGCCAAATTTTACCACTACGCCTCTCGGTAAGTTCGGACAGCGGGTTATTCGCCAGGTCCGAAAATGGTAGCCGCAACATTAGCAGATGCGTATCAATGTCCGAGTCCATGGACCGTGGCGGCAGCACAATGGATGGGCTAACAAGCATTAACAGCAGCAGAAGCAGCAGCACAAGAAGCCACTGCTCATCAAGCAGCAGCAACAGTTTCATCACAAATACAACAAGAAATTCCAGGCCAAAAATTCGAAACCAATTTCACAGTTTCCCGAGTCCGAATCCCCAAATTAGAGTTTCAAATGCTCGGTTGCTAGGCATAGGCAATGGTAGCAGTAGCAGTAGCAGAATCAGGAGCCAGAAATCAACCGTATGGGATTTCTTCAGGCTAGGCTTAGTGCGTGCGCCTGAGATTGAATTGCAAGATCTCAAGGTTCGTAATAACACTATTAGCTCCGCAAATAGAAGTTCAGTTAGTCGTAATAGTAGCAGTGGCAGCAGCAGTACTAATAGTAGTTCCAGCGTCAAGAATTACAGTGCTGCGGCAGAGAATCAGCAAGATTTGAACATGGGCAATCagcaaaagaagaaacaaagcaGTTTCTTGGATAAGAGAAAAGGGTTGTTCGCTGGGTGCAAATGTTCAATTACTGCAGTTGAAACAGTGCCATTGAACAACATTGTCGTAATCAAAAGCAGCAGTACTGCCCGTGAAAGCAGCAGCTGTAAAAACTTTATTTGTAAAGAAAGTAATAGTTCTGTACAAGACATGGAAAAGAGGCTGCGAGAGttgaagataaagaagaaatCGAAGGAAAAGCAGCAAGGAAAGCAAGCTATGTCACGTCACAGAACATTTGAATGGCTAAAGGAGCTTTCGCATGCAAGCTATGTCGATGCACACTCAGTGCAGTAA
- the LOC102616141 gene encoding uncharacterized protein LOC102616141: protein MDAYACKNSSIASNRPSENKGKMEKKQEQETERKKSETERSTEEKKSLEGLPMKDSPYVKYKDLEDYKRQGYGTEGHLKPQTGRGGGATDAPTLSGDAVASGADVSGATDAINRQGVP, encoded by the coding sequence ATGGACGCATATGCATGCAAAAATTCATCAATAGCAAGCAACCGTCCGAGCGAGAACAAAGGGAAGATGGAGAAGAAACAAGAGCAGGAAACAGAGAGAAAGAAATCTGAGACAGAGAGAAGTACCGAAGAGAAGAAAAGCTTAGAAGGGCTTCCAATGAAGGACAGCCCATACGTGAAGTACAAGGACTTGGAGGATTATAAGCGCCAGGGTTATGGAACTGAAGGCCATCTTAAACCCCAAACTGGCCGTGGCGGTGGCGCCACCGATGCCCCCACTCTTTCCGGCGATGCCGTCGCCTCTGGGGCTGATGTTTCGGGCGCCACTGATGCCATTAACCGCCAAGGAGTCCCCTAA
- the LOC102615073 gene encoding subtilisin-like protease SBT1.7 produces MKTFKSLISLLLLILGFCDVSVAAQNPDQRATYIIHMAKSEMPASFEHHTHWYESSLKSVSDSAEILYTYDNVIHGFSTQLTREEAESLEQRPGILSVLPELKYELHTTRSPEFLGLDKSANLFPTSGSASEVIVGVLDTGVWPESKSFDDTGLGPVPSSWKGACETGTNFNASNCNRKLIGARYFARGYEATLGPIDESKESKSPRDDDGHGTHTASTAAGSVVEGASLFGYAAGTARGMATRARVAAYKVCWVGGCFSSDILAAIEQAIDDNVNVLSMSLGGGTSDYYKDSVAIGAFAAMEKGILVSCSAGNAGPSSYSLSNVAPWITTVGAGTLDRDFPAFVSLGNGQNYSGVSLYKGDGLPGKLLPFVYAGNASNATNGNLCMMDTLIPEKVAGKIVMCDRGVNARVQKGAVVKAAGGLGMVLANTESNGEELVADAHLLPATAVGQKFGDAIKSYLVSDPKPTVTILFEGTKVGVEPSPVVAAFSSRGPNSITPELLKPDMIAPGVNILAGWSGAVGPTGLATDSRRVGFNIISGTSMSCPHVSGLAALLKAAHPEWSPAAIRSALMTTAYVSYKNGQKLQDIATGKASTPFDHGAGHVNPVSALNPGLVYDLTVDDYLGFLCALNYTASQINSLARRKFTCDASKRYSLADFNYPSFAVNIDAAQSSSGSSVLKYSRTLTNVGPPGTYKVSITSSTGPGVKISVEPATLSFTQANEKKSYTVTFTVSSMPSNTNSFARLEWSDGKYIVGSPIAISWN; encoded by the coding sequence ATGAAGACGTTTAAGTCTCTAATcagtcttcttcttcttattctgGGTTTCTGCGACGTGTCGGTGGCAGCCCAGAACCCAGACCAGAGAGCTACCTACATCATACACATGGCGAAATCCGAGATGCCGGCAAGTTTCGAACACCACACGCACTGGTATGAGTCGTCGCTCAAATCGGTGTCCGACTCAGCGGAAATTCTCTACACTTACGACAATGTGATCCATGGATTCTCCACTCAGCTAACGCGAGAAGAAGCCGAGTCACTCGAGCAACGACCTGGGATCCTCTCGGTTTTGCCTGAGTTGAAGTACGAGTTGCACACAACTCGTAGCCCTGAGTTTCTCGGACTCGACAAAAGTGCCAATTTGTTCCCCACGTCCGGCTCGGCGAGTGAAGTTATAGTTGGAGTGTTGGATACTGGAGTTTGGCCCGAAAGCAAGAGCTTTGACGATACAGGACTTGGTCCTGTACCAAGTAGCTGGAAAGGCGCTTGTGAAACCGGTACAAATTTTAATGCATCTAATTGCAACAGAAAATTAATTGGTGCAAGATACTTTGCAAGAGGCTATGAGGCTACTTTGGGTCCAATTGACGAAAGCAAGGAGTCAAAATCTCCTAGAGATGATGACGGCCATGGCACTCATACTGCCAGTACTGCAGCTGGATCGGTTGTTGAAGGTGCCAGCTTGTTCGGCTATGCGGCCGGGACGGCGCGTGGCATGGCCACGCGCGCCAGGGTTGCTGCCTACAAGGTGTGCTGGGTTGGTGGTTGTTTTAGCTCTGATATATTGGCGGCCATAGAGCAGGCCATCGATGATAATGTCAATGTTTTATCAATGTCTCTTGGTGGTGGCACGTCTGATTATTACAAGGATAGTGTTGCGATTGGTGCTTTTGCAGCAATGGAGAAAGGGATTCTAGTCTCTTGCTCAGCTGGAAATGCTGGTCCAAGCTCCTACAGTTTATCCAACGTGGCTCCATGGATAACTACTGTAGGTGCAGGCACACTGGATCGAGATTTCCCAGCTTTTGTTAGTCTTGGCAACGGACAAAACTACTCTGGTGTGTCACTTTATAAAGGGGATGGTTTACCTGGGAaattgttaccatttgtttaCGCTGGTAATGCTAGTAATGCAACAAATGGGAATTTATGCATGATGGACACTTTGATACCCGAGAAAGTTGCAGGCAAGATTGTGATGTGCGATCGTGGAGTGAATGCTAGAGTTCAGAAAGGAGCCGTTGTTAAAGCCGCTGGTGGTTTAGGCATGGTTTTGGCTAACACTGAGAGTAATGGCGAAGAGTTGGTGGCTGATGCCCATTTGCTACCTGCCACTGCAGTTGGTCAAAAGTTTGGTGATGCTATTAAGAGCTACTTGGTTTCAGATCCAAAGCCAACAGTGACTATTTTGTTTGAAGGCACTAAAGTGGGAGTCGAGCCTTCGCCAGTCGTCGCTGCATTTAGCTCAAGAGGACCAAATTCCATCACGCCAGAGCTATTGAAGCCCGACATGATTGCGCCAGGTGTCAACATCTTAGCGGGATGGTCAGGAGCTGTTGGTCCAACTGGGCTGGCAACAGATAGCAGGCGCGTGGGCTTCAACATTATTTCCGGAACATCCATGTCTTGCCCCCATGTAAGTGGGCTCGCAGCCTTGCTCAAAGCCGCTCATCCTGAATGGAGCCCTGCAGCTATAAGGTCAGCTCTCATGACAACAGCTTATGTCTCGTACAAAAATGGCCAGAAATTGCAAGATATCGCTACGGGAAAAGCATCCACACCGTTCGATCATGGTGCTGGACACGTTAATCCAGTATCAGCCCTTAATCCCGGGTTGGTTTACGATCTAACGGTTGACGATTATCTGGGCTTCCTCTGCGCATTAAATTACACCGCGTCACAAATCAACAGCCTTGCTAGAAGGAAATTCACATGCGACGCTAGCAAAAGATACAGCCTCGCTGACTTCAATTATCCTTCATTTGCTGTCAATATTGACGCCGCACAAAGTAGCAGTGGGTCTAGTGTTTTGAAATACAGCCGCACTCTTACAAACGTGGGCCCACCAGGGACATACAAAGTGTCTATAACATCATCAACAGGGCCTGGAGTTAAGATTTCAGTTGAGCCAGCAACGTTGAGTTTCACTCAAGCGAATGAGAAGAAATCATATACGGTGACATTCACTGTTAGTTCAATGCCATCAAATACCAACAGCTTTGCTCGTCTTGAGTGGTCAGATGGGAAGTACATTGTTGGAAGTCCCATTGCGATCAGCTGGAATTAA